In Paenibacillus larvae subsp. larvae, the following proteins share a genomic window:
- a CDS encoding tagatose bisphosphate family class II aldolase, protein MTNQVQQIRTVQNTKHMLLHAQQHQYAVPAFNIHNLETIQVIVETAEELRSPVILAATPGTFNYGGRDYIQAIVEAAARRSTVPIALHLDHHETLEDIQASVELGTRSVMIDASHHPFQDNIAIVNEVVEYAHAHDATVEAELGRLGGQEDDLVVDVADSFYTDPASAQTFVEQTGIDSLAVAIGTAHGLYKSEPKLDFERLADIRKIVDIPLVLHGASGIPAADVRRCIGLGCCKVNIATELKIPFSGALRQYLMEHPEANDPRKYMAPAKQAMKQVVAEKIQMCMSEGRY, encoded by the coding sequence ATGACTAATCAAGTTCAACAAATCCGTACCGTTCAAAACACGAAACACATGCTTCTTCATGCCCAGCAGCATCAGTACGCTGTTCCGGCATTTAACATTCACAATCTGGAAACCATCCAGGTTATCGTGGAGACGGCCGAAGAGTTAAGGTCCCCTGTTATCCTGGCTGCAACACCGGGTACCTTCAACTACGGAGGAAGAGACTATATACAAGCTATCGTGGAAGCAGCTGCACGCAGAAGCACTGTACCGATTGCTCTGCATCTTGATCACCATGAGACACTCGAAGATATACAGGCATCTGTCGAATTGGGCACCCGGTCGGTCATGATTGACGCTTCCCACCATCCATTTCAGGATAATATTGCAATTGTAAATGAGGTAGTAGAATATGCCCATGCCCATGATGCTACCGTTGAAGCTGAACTCGGAAGGCTGGGCGGTCAGGAAGATGACCTGGTTGTGGATGTAGCCGATTCCTTTTACACAGATCCGGCTTCTGCTCAAACCTTTGTTGAGCAAACCGGGATCGATTCATTAGCTGTTGCGATCGGCACGGCCCATGGGCTGTACAAATCCGAACCAAAGCTGGATTTTGAACGGCTTGCCGACATCCGGAAGATAGTGGATATTCCCCTTGTTCTGCATGGAGCTTCCGGTATTCCGGCTGCCGACGTGCGGCGCTGTATCGGGCTTGGATGCTGCAAAGTCAACATAGCAACTGAGCTGAAAATACCTTTTTCGGGTGCCTTAAGGCAATATTTGATGGAACATCCTGAAGCGAATGACCCCCGTAAATATATGGCCCCTGCAAAACAAGCTATGAAACAGGTCGTTGCGGAAAAGATTCAGATGTGCATGAGTGAAGGCCGGTACTGA
- a CDS encoding PTS fructose transporter subunit IIC, protein MAKKKIIAVTGCPTGIAHTFMAEEALKRAAKKLDVEIKVETHGQVGVENEITTKEIQEADGVIIAADKDVQADRFIGKPAVDVPVAKAIKGAEQLIQTILDGKGKPYKSASFPAQSVQVQEDATPDSSSFGRQIYKHIMNGVSYMLPFVVGGGVLIALSFLFGIHSADPNHETYNQTAAFLMKAGQVAFGLMVPVLAAFIAESIGKRPGLVVGFVGGMIANTGGAGFLGGIVAGFLGGFTVYLLSKAFKKLPQSLDGLKSIFLYPVFGILFIALLMFWIVEPMNGINESLKNFLSGFQDANPVLLGLIVGSMCAFDMGGPVNKAAYVTGTALLAEGNMYFMAGVSAACITPPLVIAFATVFFRKYFDAQERNAGLVNFILGSTHITEGAIPFAAKNPIVVIPVLMVSCSISAILTYLMKIQVPAPHGGFLILPVVNGAFQWVIAILAGSLIGAVLYGFSRKRSYEKNKQLSTASGKA, encoded by the coding sequence ATGGCTAAGAAAAAAATTATTGCTGTTACAGGTTGCCCTACTGGAATTGCCCATACGTTTATGGCTGAAGAAGCCTTAAAACGGGCTGCAAAAAAGCTGGATGTGGAAATAAAAGTGGAAACCCACGGCCAAGTGGGAGTGGAGAATGAGATTACCACTAAGGAAATTCAAGAAGCGGACGGTGTTATTATCGCCGCGGATAAGGATGTCCAGGCAGACCGTTTTATCGGCAAACCTGCTGTTGATGTCCCTGTAGCCAAGGCCATTAAAGGCGCTGAGCAATTGATTCAAACGATCCTTGACGGAAAAGGCAAGCCTTATAAATCAGCCTCGTTCCCCGCTCAAAGCGTACAAGTTCAAGAGGATGCGACACCCGATTCCTCATCCTTCGGACGCCAAATCTATAAGCATATCATGAATGGTGTCTCCTACATGCTTCCTTTTGTGGTGGGCGGGGGAGTACTGATTGCCCTTTCATTTCTGTTCGGGATTCACTCCGCGGATCCCAACCATGAAACATATAATCAGACAGCCGCATTTCTGATGAAAGCCGGACAAGTTGCCTTCGGATTAATGGTTCCCGTCCTGGCCGCTTTCATAGCCGAATCTATTGGTAAACGTCCCGGACTTGTTGTCGGTTTTGTCGGAGGTATGATTGCAAACACTGGAGGGGCCGGTTTCCTCGGAGGAATTGTTGCCGGTTTCCTGGGCGGATTTACCGTCTACCTGTTATCCAAAGCATTTAAGAAGCTCCCCCAGTCCCTAGACGGACTTAAATCAATCTTTCTTTATCCGGTCTTCGGTATTTTATTCATTGCCTTGTTGATGTTCTGGATTGTAGAGCCGATGAATGGTATCAATGAATCACTGAAAAACTTTTTGTCCGGTTTCCAGGATGCCAACCCGGTTTTACTGGGATTGATTGTTGGCTCAATGTGCGCCTTTGACATGGGAGGTCCGGTAAATAAAGCCGCTTATGTCACCGGTACGGCATTGCTTGCTGAAGGAAATATGTATTTTATGGCGGGTGTATCGGCTGCTTGTATCACACCTCCGCTGGTTATCGCTTTTGCAACCGTATTCTTTAGAAAATATTTTGATGCACAGGAAAGAAATGCCGGTCTGGTTAACTTCATTCTAGGCTCCACCCATATTACGGAAGGCGCTATTCCTTTTGCGGCCAAAAATCCGATCGTTGTCATTCCGGTACTTATGGTCAGCTGCTCCATTTCAGCTATTCTCACATATCTGATGAAAATTCAGGTCCCGGCGCCTCATGGCGGATTCCTTATTCTCCCTGTCGTGAACGGAGCATTTCAATGGGTCATCGCCATTTTGGCAGGTTCCCTGATTGGAGCTGTCCTTTACGGATTCTCCCGCAAACGCTCTTATGAGAAAAACAAGCAGTTATCAACCGCATCAGGAAAGGCTTAA